The following proteins come from a genomic window of Panthera leo isolate Ple1 chromosome E2, P.leo_Ple1_pat1.1, whole genome shotgun sequence:
- the PAK4 gene encoding serine/threonine-protein kinase PAK 4 isoform X1 has protein sequence MFGKKKKRVEISAPSNFEHRVHTGFDQHEQKFTGLPRQWQSLIEESARRPKPLVDPACITSIQPGAPKTIVRGSKGAKDGALTLLLDEFENMSVTRSNSLRRDSPPPPARARQENGMPAEPASTARGAPEKAGGQGRVAGRGEAGGGSGDRRRAGPEKRPKSSREGSGGPQESSRDKRPLSGPDVGTPQPAGLASGAKVAAGRPFNTYPRADTDHPSRGAQGEPHNLAPNGPSAGGRAVPQSSSSRPPTRARGPPSPGVLGPHASEPQLAPPARPVTTPAVPPAPGPPGPRSPQREPQRVSHEQFRAALQLVVDPGDPRSYLDNFIKIGEGSTGIVCIATVRSSGRLVAVKKMDLRKQQRRELLFNEVVIMRDYQHENVVEMYNSYLVGDELWVVMEFLEGGALTDIVTHTRMNEEQIAAVCLAVLQALSVLHAQGVIHRDIKSDSILLTHDGRVKLSDFGFCAQVSKEVPRRKSLVGTPYWMAPELISRLPYGPEVDIWSLGVMVIEMVDGEPPYFNEPPLKAMKMIRDNLPPRLKNLHKVSPSLKGFLDRLLVRDPAQRATAAELLKHPFLAKAGPPSSIVPLMRQNRTR, from the exons ATGTTTGGGAAGAAGAAGAAGCGGGTAGAGATCTCCGCGCCATCCAACTTCGAGCACCGCGTGCACACGGGCTTTGACCAGCATGAGCAGAAGTTCACGGGGCTGCCCCGCCAGTGGCAGAGCCTGATCGAGGAGTCGGCCCGCCGGCCCAAGCCCCTGGTGGACCCCGCCTGCATCACCTCCATCCAGCCCGGGGCTCCCAAG ACCATCGTGCGGGGCAGCAAAGGCGCCAAGGATGGGGCCCTCACGCTGCTGCTCGACGAGTTTGAGAACATGTCGGTGACACGCTCCAACTCCCTCCGGAGAGACAGCCCGCCGCCACCTGCCCGAGCCCGCCAGGAAAACGGGATGCCCGCAGAGCCGGCCAGCACGGCCAGAGGGGCCCCAGAGAAAGCGGGCGGCCAAGGCCGGGTCGCCGGTCGCGGCGAGGCGGGTGGCGGCAGTGGTGACAGGCGGCGGGCGGGGCCAGAGAAGAGGCCCAAGTCTTCCAGGGAGGGCTCGGGGGGACCCCAGGAGTCCTCCCGGGATAAAcgccccctctctgggcctgacgTCGGCACCCCCCAACCTGCCGGTCTGGCCAGTGGGGCAAAAGTGGCAGCTGGTCGGCCCTTTAACACGTACCCGAGGGCCGATACGGACCACCCGTCCCGGGGTGCCCAG GGGGAGCCTCACAACCTGGCCCCCAATGGGCCGTCAGCAGGGGGCCGGGCTGTCCCCCAGTCCTCCTCCTCCCGGCCTCCCACCCGAGCCCGTGGACCCCCCAGCCCAGGAGTGCTGGGCCCCCATGCCTCCGAGCCTCAGCTGGCCCCCCCGGCCCGCCCCGTCACCACCCCCGCcgtcccccccgcccctgggccccccgggccccgctcGCCACAGCGGGAACCCCAGCGAGTATCCCACGAGCAGTTCCGGGCCGCCCTGCAGCTGGTGGTGGACCCCGGCGACCCTCGCTCCTACCTGGACAACTTCATCAAGATCGGCGAGGGCTCCACGGGCATCGTGTGCATCGCCACCGTGCGCAGCTCGGGCAGGCTGGTGGCCGTCAAGAAGATGGATCTGCGCAAGCAGCAGAGGCGCGAGCTGCTCTTCAATGAG GTGGTGATCATGCGGGACTACCAGCACGAGAATGTGGTGGAGATGTACAACAGCTACCTGGTcggggatgagctctgggtggtGATGGAGTTCCTGGAGGGCGGCGCCCTCACCGACATCGTCACTCACACCAG GATGAATGAGGAGCAGATTGCCGCCGTGTGCCTGGCCGTGCTGCAGGCCTTGTCTGTGCTCCACGCGCAGGGCGTCATCCACCGCGACATCAAGAGTGACTCCATCCTGCTGACCCACGACGGCAGG GTGAAGCTGTCGGACTTTGGGTTCTGTGCCCAGGTGAGCAAGGAGGTACCGCGGAGGAAGTCACTGGTCGGCACGCCCTACTGGATGGCCCCAGAGCTCATCTCTCGCCTCCCCTATGGGCCAGAG GTGGACATCTGGTCTCTGGGGGTGATGGTGATCGAGATGGTGGATGGGGAGCCCCCCTACTTCAACGAGCCACCCCTCAAAGCCATGAAGATGATTCGGGACAACCTGCCTCCTCGACTGAAAAACCTGCACAAG